The Mucilaginibacter terrenus genome has a segment encoding these proteins:
- a CDS encoding hydrolase: MSEVNHKNFNRMKPSPELLTPNNHTLVLIDFEGQMAFATKSIDIMTLRNNAGLVAGASKIFDVHTIVTTVAEESFSGPVFPEIEEVYPKATVGYIDRTSMNTWEDKAAYNAINENGNTKLVFAGLWTSVCIVGPTLSAIAEGFDTYVITDACGDVSAEAHERAIERMLQAGARPMTALQYLLELQRDWARQETYTEVMALATKHGGGYGVGIQYAHHFLSH; this comes from the coding sequence ATGAGTGAGGTTAACCATAAAAATTTTAATCGTATGAAACCATCACCGGAACTGCTCACACCAAACAATCACACCCTTGTACTGATAGATTTTGAAGGCCAGATGGCTTTTGCTACCAAAAGTATAGACATCATGACATTGAGAAACAATGCAGGCCTAGTTGCAGGCGCGTCAAAAATATTCGACGTCCACACAATTGTAACAACGGTAGCAGAAGAATCCTTCAGCGGACCTGTGTTCCCGGAAATCGAAGAAGTTTATCCAAAGGCAACCGTCGGATACATTGACCGTACATCAATGAATACTTGGGAAGATAAGGCCGCCTACAATGCGATCAACGAAAACGGTAATACTAAACTGGTTTTCGCCGGCCTGTGGACAAGTGTATGTATCGTTGGACCCACCTTGTCCGCGATTGCAGAGGGCTTTGATACATACGTCATCACAGACGCCTGCGGCGATGTATCTGCCGAAGCGCATGAACGTGCTATAGAGAGGATGTTACAGGCAGGCGCGCGCCCTATGACAGCTTTACAATATCTCCTGGAGTTGCAGCGCGACTGGGCAAGACAGGAAACCTACACAGAGGTGATGGCGCTAGCTACCAAGCATGGAGGTGGGTATGGTGTGGGCATTCAGTATGCCCATCATTTCTTAAGTCATTGA
- a CDS encoding alginate export family protein, whose protein sequence is MKNFAFILILLASKICLAQNVPFKQLRYDEDYRYLTTDTSDSWYKRLKFAPVSKNKESFFSFGGEVRYQYFHFNNQDWGAAPEKNDGFILTRYLGHIDFHAGNHFRTFVQLQSSLANGEAESPSPVDQNLLDVHQAFVDLSDDNLTLRLGRQELSYGSQRLVSVREAPNNRQSFDAAKFMFAKGHSKFDLFFSYYVTARPDIFDDRINSGTRFWGAYSTFTNIPFLRNIDLYYLVVRKKTAVFEAGKGLEMRHSVGSRIWASTTLWQYDLEGVYQFGNFNNDRISAWTMSANISYTLKSSGLEPKIGVKTEAISGDRQMRDGRLNTFNPLFPKGAYFGLAALIGPSNLLDAHPYVELNISKNLVFTEDCDLFWRMSKNDGLYAVNGKLIYSGNPSQSRYIGWQLGSTLEYSPNKHLYLRQELTWFNAGDFIRASGPGKDILMTGSTITYKF, encoded by the coding sequence ATGAAAAACTTTGCTTTTATATTAATTCTACTCGCGTCCAAAATTTGCTTGGCGCAAAACGTACCCTTTAAACAGTTGCGTTATGACGAGGATTACCGTTATCTCACAACTGATACCTCAGATAGCTGGTATAAACGGTTAAAATTCGCGCCTGTTTCCAAGAATAAAGAATCTTTTTTCAGCTTTGGCGGAGAGGTACGTTACCAGTATTTTCACTTTAACAATCAGGATTGGGGAGCCGCTCCTGAAAAGAACGACGGATTTATTCTGACCCGCTATCTCGGACACATTGATTTTCATGCGGGAAATCATTTCAGGACATTTGTACAATTGCAAAGCAGCCTTGCCAATGGTGAAGCTGAATCCCCTTCTCCGGTTGACCAAAACTTGCTTGACGTTCATCAGGCTTTCGTTGACCTAAGCGATGACAATTTAACGCTAAGACTTGGCCGGCAGGAATTATCATACGGCTCTCAACGGCTGGTATCGGTACGGGAGGCACCGAATAACCGACAATCCTTTGACGCGGCAAAATTTATGTTCGCAAAAGGACACTCAAAGTTTGATCTTTTCTTTTCCTATTATGTGACTGCGCGACCCGATATTTTCGATGACAGGATTAACAGTGGCACGCGTTTCTGGGGCGCTTACAGCACTTTTACTAATATTCCCTTCTTGCGTAATATTGACCTGTACTACCTTGTAGTACGAAAAAAAACCGCGGTTTTTGAAGCAGGCAAAGGATTGGAGATGCGCCATTCCGTTGGCAGTCGAATCTGGGCTAGCACAACATTATGGCAGTATGATTTGGAAGGCGTTTACCAATTTGGGAATTTTAATAACGATAGGATTTCTGCTTGGACCATGTCTGCGAACATATCCTATACCCTAAAAAGTTCTGGGCTGGAGCCGAAAATTGGTGTAAAAACGGAAGCTATCAGCGGCGACCGGCAAATGAGAGACGGTCGGTTGAACACATTTAACCCATTATTTCCAAAAGGAGCATATTTTGGATTGGCTGCCTTGATCGGACCGTCCAATTTACTTGATGCACATCCATATGTTGAATTGAATATCTCTAAAAATCTTGTATTCACCGAAGATTGTGACCTATTCTGGCGCATGAGTAAAAATGATGGCCTGTATGCTGTAAATGGCAAGCTAATCTACAGCGGCAACCCCTCGCAGTCCAGATACATCGGCTGGCAACTCGGCAGCACGTTAGAATATTCACCGAATAAACATTTGTATTTACGACAAGAACTAACATGGTTCAATGCGGGCGATTTCATCCGTGCATCAGGCCCAGGAAAGGATATTCTAATGACAGGATCTACTATAACTTATAAATTTTAG